tataatattataaatattattttaaaatattatttttatattagaatcattatctgattataaaaatttaattaatatagtattaaaatataattaatgagcTACTTTTTAGAATAgatttaatatcattatttaattaaaaaactatttattagttaatatagtattagaatataattaatatacttatgataaaattagtattattatatgattaaaaaattatttattagttaatataatattaaaatataattaatatcattattttttaaaattagagttCGTGTTTAATTgggaatgtaatttattaatcaataaattaatagaaaaaatttataaaattatacataagtTTGAATCTCATGTGTCAAATGTAATACACAtaccaagataaaaattttacgtgtcaaaaattaaacactcTTGTCAagaaaactttaaatttagaaattaatatatatcgaCCTGCCACTCATCCTAAAAATTTGAagatttatatgtttatagAATTACCtgaatttatatgtttatagAATTACCTGAATTTATCACTTAATTAAGATCAGTTTTGTGGGGAACTGAATCAAGACATAAATATTGTACATAATTGATTATAGTAATGATACATTAAATGGGTTCCAAAACTAAATAAAGATTTTTGTTAGTTTAATAAGACCAAATTACAAAACATTAGATTCTACAGTTGACATAAATAATGTGGTCATTTTATTACATTCTcatctgtttcttttttaattgtacTTCTCTTCCTCAATCCCTAGAGGAGAACTGCATGCTTGTCTTGTTGGCTTCACAACATCAACCCAAGCTTATGCCCAACTTGGCTGCACACAGACAAAACAAAGATGcgttaaagaaaattaatttaaccgcccaattcaattaattggaaatttgctTGATCGATCTATAAATTTGAAGCCTAAATTCAACTGTCATGAACTCTTTAGGTAAATTCTTAGGAAAAGAGATTTCTAACTACAACTTACCGGCAGCCTCCTTAGCTAAGCAATCGGTGTCACACTTCATCTCACAATAAGTGCCACCGCCACCATCAGCTTGGCATTCTTTCTTGCAGTTATTGAAGCATGATCTGAACTGCTCCTCTGTAGCAGCAGCATCTGCGGACAGCTGCATAGCTGCTGCTACCACAATACACACGACAAACAATGCAACAAGCTTCTTCCCCattgttttttccttttctccttACTTTTATTTGTTGGCAAGTTTGTCTTTCTGAATTAATGCATCCGTAGTTTCCATTTATAGGAATTGTCATTTTTATTCAAACCAAACACTTGGCGAAACTTGTGGTTGGGATTTACTTGCATGATTAGATGTTGCTAAAAATACAACTAGCCAGTTAATGGGTTG
The Ricinus communis isolate WT05 ecotype wild-type chromosome 1, ASM1957865v1, whole genome shotgun sequence DNA segment above includes these coding regions:
- the LOC8275432 gene encoding major pollen allergen Ole e 6 gives rise to the protein MGKKLVALFVVCIVVAAAMQLSADAAATEEQFRSCFNNCKKECQADGGGGTYCEMKCDTDCLAKEAAAKLGISLG